A window from Thunnus albacares chromosome 19, fThuAlb1.1, whole genome shotgun sequence encodes these proteins:
- the LOC122970331 gene encoding uncharacterized protein LOC122970331 translates to MTLISVLIWTLLCCCFTESRGQYTVTQPAAVRSALGGSTTINCRTSQNVYNGNYLAWYQQRDGETPKLLIYYATTRASGIPDRFTGSGSKSDFTLTISGVQAEDAAVYYCQSQHYPNSQWVLTHIIRMTLISVLIWTLLCCCFTESRGQITVTQPAAVRSALGGSTTINCRTSQDVYVYNSNHCLAWYQQRDGETPKLLIYWATTQASGIPDRFTGSGSNSDFTLTISGVQAEDAAVYYCQSFHYPNSQRVFTQ, encoded by the exons atgactttgatctccgtcctcatctggactctcctctgctgctgcttcacag agtccagaggccagTATACAGTGACTCAGCCCGCAGCAGTGAGATCTGCTCTGGGAGGCTCCACAACCATCAACTGTAGGACCAGTCAGAATGTTTATAATGGGAACTACTTAGCCTGGtaccaacagagagatggagaaactcctAAACTTCTCATTTACTATGCTACCACTCGAGCATCAGGGATTCCAGAtcgttttacaggcagtggatcaaagtctgacttcactctgaccatcagtggagttcaggctgaagatgcagcagtttactactGTCAGAGTCAACACTATCCCAACAGTCAGTGGGTGTtgacaca catcatcaga atgactttgatctccgtcctcatctggactctcctctgctgctgcttcacag agtccagaggccagatcacagtgactcagcctgcagcagtgagatctgcTCTGGGAGGCTCCACAACCATCAACTGTAGGACCAGTCaggatgtttatgtttataacTCAAACCACTGTTTAGCCTGGtaccaacagagagatggagaaactcctAAACTTCTCATTTACTGGGCTACCACTCAAGCATCAGGGATTCCAGAtcgttttacaggcagtggatcaaactctgacttcactctgaccatcagtggagttcaggctgaagatgcagcagtttactactGTCAGAGTTTCCACTATCCCAACAGTCAacgtgtgttcacacagtga